A window of the Henckelia pumila isolate YLH828 chromosome 3, ASM3356847v2, whole genome shotgun sequence genome harbors these coding sequences:
- the LOC140886105 gene encoding uncharacterized protein isoform X2: protein MNLLNMGLQGTIPLAITNLSFLTYLDMSNNNFSGQIPDEMRNLRRLRFLNMNYNQLSGLIPSSLGSLSNLESLYLQKNYLSGAVPWSRFNFSKLKGIELQQNQLTGALPIKICHQFPNLEYLMAGGNEIDGEIPKSLGECSQLKELFLGENSFSGSIPMEIGNLSQLVLLSIGQNKLTGTVPSSIGNLSNLEYLVIRETNIHGNIPFQLGSLWSLRWLVLQMNSLSGEVPHSVFNLSKLQVLSFVENNNLSGTLPPLIDKSFPNLEHLFLGGNRFYGSIPTSISNLSTLVSLDLSSNSFTGLIPISLRNLRLLQIFNLGFNYFTNNLSIPHQDFLTSLANCKNLTIFNFGNNPITGILPKSIGSSNLSTSVVNLIAYSCEIKGRIPEEIGNLSSLVILDIDDNELTGVIPETLQRLTNLQLFAVNENMLEGSIPLGFCNLKNMYAAYFSDNRMSGKLPSCLGSLPLLNIIDISVNAFNATIPTTFWLNKGIQQVYLSKNFFDGSISEEIGNMESLLELDLSENRLSGRIPTSIVKLQSLSNLALSNNRFDGEIPDSFPYLTALEHLDLSLNNLSGSIPQLLETLPNLNYFNVSFNQLTGEIPNGGNFVNFTADSFKGNAGLCGASRFNVKPCKENNVRQKPSSNKRLLRYILPLIFSVVVVATIVILYRKCGGRKTIYFPTLPNIPSLILERISYHEIVRVTNNFDQENLIGSGSYGLVYKGVFSDEKTYAIKVFNSEMQRALQSFDTECRIMRSIRHRNLVKVITSCSNLDFKALVMAYIPNGDLDKWLYSPELFLTLVQRLGIMIDVASAIEYLHLGYSSPIVHCDLKPSNILLDEDMIAYVGDFGIAKLLTEEQRMEQTKTLGTIGYMAPGKKPTDEMFSGELTLTKWVSEAFSSDVMQIVDVPLLNSNGEISRSKYEKCLISVFVVALECATEFSEMRLNMNDVVRKLQKIKTELLH, encoded by the exons ATGAATCTCCTCAACATGGGTTTACAAGGAACCATTCCACTAGCAATCACCAATCTGTCTTTTTTGACATACTTGGACATGAGCAACAACAACTTCAGCGGCCAAATCCCAGATGAGATGAGGAATCTGAGACGGCTTCGCTTTCTGAACATGAACTACAACCAGCTTAGTGGTCTCATTCCCTCGAGTTTGGGGTCGTTATCCAATCTTGAGTCCCTATACTTGCAAAAGAATTATCTCTCTGGAGCGGTACCATGGAGCAGATTCAACTTTTCTAAGCTCAAAGGAATTGAACTGCAGCAGAACCAATTAACTGGTGCACTGCCTATAAAGATTTGCCACCAATTTCCAAACTTAGAATATCTAATGGCTGGAGGAAATGAAATAGATGGGGAAATCCCAAAATCTTTAGGTGAATGTTCACAGCTAAAGGAGCTGTTCTTGGGAGAAAATAGTTTCAGCGGGAGCATTCCCATGGAAATTGGAAACTTGTCACAGCTCGTGTTGTTATCTATTGGGCAAAATAAACTCACAG GCACCGTTCCATCCTCGATTGGAAATTTGTCAAATTTGGAGTATTTAGTTATAAGGGAAACCAATATCCATGGCAACATTCCCTTCCAACTGGGAAGTTTATGGAGTTTAAGATGGTTGGTTTTGCAAATGAACAGCCTCAGCGGTGAAGTCCCACACTCTGTTTTCAATCTCTCCAAATTGCAAGTACTTTCGTTTGTGGAGAATAATAATCTATCTGGTACTCTCCCTCCTTTGATCGACAAAAGTTTTCCAAATCTTGAACATCTTTTCCTTGGCGGAAATCGATTCTATGGAAGCATCCCGACTTCTATTTCAAATCTCTCCACACTCGTTTCTCTCGATCTCTCTTCCAACTCTTTCACTGGCCTCATACCCATATCCCTCAGGAATCTACGCCTGCTTCAAATCTTTAACTTGGGATTTAATTATTTCACCAACAATTTATCCATACCCCACCAAGATTTTTTAACTTCTCTTGCAAATTGCAAGAATCTCACGATATTTAATTTTGGCAATAATCCCATAACCGGAATTCTTCCCAAATCTATTGGGTCCAGCAATCTTTCTACATCTGTTGTCAATTTAATTGCCTATTCATGCGAGATCAAAGGCAGAATCCCGGAAGAAATCGGGAATCTTAGTAGCTTGGTTATATTGGATATTGACGACAATGAGTTAACAGGAGTGATTCCTGAAACTCTGCAACGTTTAACCAACTTGCAGCTATTTGCAGTGAATGAAAATATGCTGGAGGGTTCCATCCCCCTTGGCTTTTGCAATCTGAAAAACATGTATGCTGCATATTTTTCGGATAACAGAATGTCTGGAAAGCTACCAAGTTGTTTAGGGTCTCTACCATTGCTGAACATAATAGACATTTCGGTTAATGCCTTCAATGCTACCATTCCCACTACTTTTTGGTTGAATAAGGGGATTCAACAAGTATATTTGTCTAAAAACTTTTTCGATGGTTCAATATCCGAAGAAATAGGCAATATGGAGAGCTTGTTGGAGTTAGATTTATCTGAAAATCGACTCTCTGGAAGAATTCCAACAAGTATCGTGAAGCTTCAGAGTCTAAGCAATTTAGCATTATCGAATAATAGGTTCGATGGCGAAATACCCGATTCCTTTCCGTACTTGACGGCCTTGGAACATTTGGACCTATCCCTCAACAATCTCTCTGGTTCAATTCCCCAATTGTTGGAGACACTTCCAAATCTCAATTACTTCAATGTTTCTTTCAATCAACTCACAGGTGAAATTCCCAATGGAGGGAATTTTGTCAACTTCACGGCTGATTCTTTCAAAGGTAATGCAGGTTTGTGTGGAGCTTCTCGATTCAACGTCAAGCCATGCAAAGAAAATAATGTCAGGCAAAAACCATCGAGTAACAAGAGGCTTTTAAGGTACATACTGCCACTgatattttcagtggttgttgTTGCCACAATTGTAATCTTGTATAGAAAATGTGGTGGTAGAAAGACCATATATTTTCCAACTCTGCCCAATATCCCTAGCCTCATTCTAGAGAGAATATCATATCATGAAATTGTTCGAGTCACTAACAACTTCGATCAAGAAAATCTGATTGGAAGCGGAAGCTACGGTTTGGTGTATAAAGGGGTGTTTTCTGATGAGAAGACGTATGCTATTAAGGTCTTCAATTCAGAAATGCAGCGAGCACTACAGAGCTTCGACACGGAGTGCCGAATAATGCGTAGTATTCGTCATAGAAATCTAGTGAAGGTCATTACTAGTTGCTCCAACCTCGATTTCAAGGCTTTGGTGATGGCATATATTCCCAATGGAGACCTCGACAAATGGCTATACTCACCTGAATTGTTCTTAACTTTAGTTCAAAGATTGGGAATAATGATAGACGTCGCATCCGCAATAGAGTATCTGCATCTTGGGTATTCCTCACCGATCGTGCATTGCGATTTGAAGCCGAGTAATATCCTCTTGGATGAAGATATGATTGCATACGTAGGTGACTTTGGCATAGCCAAACTCCTCACAGAAGAACAGAGAATGGAGCAAACTAAAACTCTGGGTACAATTGGGTATATGGCACCAG GAAAGAAGCCAACAGACGAGATGTTTTCGGGTGAGTTAACATTGACGAAATGGGTGTCTGAAGCATTTAGCAGCGATGTAATGCAGATAGTCGATGTCCCTTTATTGAATTCGAATGGAGAGATCAGTAGAAGTAAATATGAGAAGTGTTTGATATCGGTCTTTGTGGTCGCCCTAGAATGTGCAACAGAGTTTTCTGAGATGAGGCTTAATATGAACGACGTAGTACGGAAGCTCCAAAAGATCAAAACTGAATTGCTTCACTAG
- the LOC140886105 gene encoding uncharacterized protein isoform X1, with translation MNLLNMGLQGTIPLAITNLSFLTYLDMSNNNFSGQIPDEMRNLRRLRFLNMNYNQLSGLIPSSLGSLSNLESLYLQKNYLSGAVPWSRFNFSKLKGIELQQNQLTGALPIKICHQFPNLEYLMAGGNEIDGEIPKSLGECSQLKELFLGENSFSGSIPMEIGNLSQLVLLSIGQNKLTGTVPSSIGNLSNLEYLVIRETNIHGNIPFQLGSLWSLRWLVLQMNSLSGEVPHSVFNLSKLQVLSFVENNNLSGTLPPLIDKSFPNLEHLFLGGNRFYGSIPTSISNLSTLVSLDLSSNSFTGLIPISLRNLRLLQIFNLGFNYFTNNLSIPHQDFLTSLANCKNLTIFNFGNNPITGILPKSIGSSNLSTSVVNLIAYSCEIKGRIPEEIGNLSSLVILDIDDNELTGVIPETLQRLTNLQLFAVNENMLEGSIPLGFCNLKNMYAAYFSDNRMSGKLPSCLGSLPLLNIIDISVNAFNATIPTTFWLNKGIQQVYLSKNFFDGSISEEIGNMESLLELDLSENRLSGRIPTSIVKLQSLSNLALSNNRFDGEIPDSFPYLTALEHLDLSLNNLSGSIPQLLETLPNLNYFNVSFNQLTGEIPNGGNFVNFTADSFKGNAGLCGASRFNVKPCKENNVRQKPSSNKRLLRYILPLIFSVVVVATIVILYRKCGGRKTIYFPTLPNIPSLILERISYHEIVRVTNNFDQENLIGSGSYGLVYKGVFSDEKTYAIKVFNSEMQRALQSFDTECRIMRSIRHRNLVKVITSCSNLDFKALVMAYIPNGDLDKWLYSPELFLTLVQRLGIMIDVASAIEYLHLGYSSPIVHCDLKPSNILLDEDMIAYVGDFGIAKLLTEEQRMEQTKTLGTIGYMAPEYGSTGIVSTMADVYSYGILLVETFTGKKPTDEMFSGELTLTKWVSEAFSSDVMQIVDVPLLNSNGEISRSKYEKCLISVFVVALECATEFSEMRLNMNDVVRKLQKIKTELLH, from the exons ATGAATCTCCTCAACATGGGTTTACAAGGAACCATTCCACTAGCAATCACCAATCTGTCTTTTTTGACATACTTGGACATGAGCAACAACAACTTCAGCGGCCAAATCCCAGATGAGATGAGGAATCTGAGACGGCTTCGCTTTCTGAACATGAACTACAACCAGCTTAGTGGTCTCATTCCCTCGAGTTTGGGGTCGTTATCCAATCTTGAGTCCCTATACTTGCAAAAGAATTATCTCTCTGGAGCGGTACCATGGAGCAGATTCAACTTTTCTAAGCTCAAAGGAATTGAACTGCAGCAGAACCAATTAACTGGTGCACTGCCTATAAAGATTTGCCACCAATTTCCAAACTTAGAATATCTAATGGCTGGAGGAAATGAAATAGATGGGGAAATCCCAAAATCTTTAGGTGAATGTTCACAGCTAAAGGAGCTGTTCTTGGGAGAAAATAGTTTCAGCGGGAGCATTCCCATGGAAATTGGAAACTTGTCACAGCTCGTGTTGTTATCTATTGGGCAAAATAAACTCACAG GCACCGTTCCATCCTCGATTGGAAATTTGTCAAATTTGGAGTATTTAGTTATAAGGGAAACCAATATCCATGGCAACATTCCCTTCCAACTGGGAAGTTTATGGAGTTTAAGATGGTTGGTTTTGCAAATGAACAGCCTCAGCGGTGAAGTCCCACACTCTGTTTTCAATCTCTCCAAATTGCAAGTACTTTCGTTTGTGGAGAATAATAATCTATCTGGTACTCTCCCTCCTTTGATCGACAAAAGTTTTCCAAATCTTGAACATCTTTTCCTTGGCGGAAATCGATTCTATGGAAGCATCCCGACTTCTATTTCAAATCTCTCCACACTCGTTTCTCTCGATCTCTCTTCCAACTCTTTCACTGGCCTCATACCCATATCCCTCAGGAATCTACGCCTGCTTCAAATCTTTAACTTGGGATTTAATTATTTCACCAACAATTTATCCATACCCCACCAAGATTTTTTAACTTCTCTTGCAAATTGCAAGAATCTCACGATATTTAATTTTGGCAATAATCCCATAACCGGAATTCTTCCCAAATCTATTGGGTCCAGCAATCTTTCTACATCTGTTGTCAATTTAATTGCCTATTCATGCGAGATCAAAGGCAGAATCCCGGAAGAAATCGGGAATCTTAGTAGCTTGGTTATATTGGATATTGACGACAATGAGTTAACAGGAGTGATTCCTGAAACTCTGCAACGTTTAACCAACTTGCAGCTATTTGCAGTGAATGAAAATATGCTGGAGGGTTCCATCCCCCTTGGCTTTTGCAATCTGAAAAACATGTATGCTGCATATTTTTCGGATAACAGAATGTCTGGAAAGCTACCAAGTTGTTTAGGGTCTCTACCATTGCTGAACATAATAGACATTTCGGTTAATGCCTTCAATGCTACCATTCCCACTACTTTTTGGTTGAATAAGGGGATTCAACAAGTATATTTGTCTAAAAACTTTTTCGATGGTTCAATATCCGAAGAAATAGGCAATATGGAGAGCTTGTTGGAGTTAGATTTATCTGAAAATCGACTCTCTGGAAGAATTCCAACAAGTATCGTGAAGCTTCAGAGTCTAAGCAATTTAGCATTATCGAATAATAGGTTCGATGGCGAAATACCCGATTCCTTTCCGTACTTGACGGCCTTGGAACATTTGGACCTATCCCTCAACAATCTCTCTGGTTCAATTCCCCAATTGTTGGAGACACTTCCAAATCTCAATTACTTCAATGTTTCTTTCAATCAACTCACAGGTGAAATTCCCAATGGAGGGAATTTTGTCAACTTCACGGCTGATTCTTTCAAAGGTAATGCAGGTTTGTGTGGAGCTTCTCGATTCAACGTCAAGCCATGCAAAGAAAATAATGTCAGGCAAAAACCATCGAGTAACAAGAGGCTTTTAAGGTACATACTGCCACTgatattttcagtggttgttgTTGCCACAATTGTAATCTTGTATAGAAAATGTGGTGGTAGAAAGACCATATATTTTCCAACTCTGCCCAATATCCCTAGCCTCATTCTAGAGAGAATATCATATCATGAAATTGTTCGAGTCACTAACAACTTCGATCAAGAAAATCTGATTGGAAGCGGAAGCTACGGTTTGGTGTATAAAGGGGTGTTTTCTGATGAGAAGACGTATGCTATTAAGGTCTTCAATTCAGAAATGCAGCGAGCACTACAGAGCTTCGACACGGAGTGCCGAATAATGCGTAGTATTCGTCATAGAAATCTAGTGAAGGTCATTACTAGTTGCTCCAACCTCGATTTCAAGGCTTTGGTGATGGCATATATTCCCAATGGAGACCTCGACAAATGGCTATACTCACCTGAATTGTTCTTAACTTTAGTTCAAAGATTGGGAATAATGATAGACGTCGCATCCGCAATAGAGTATCTGCATCTTGGGTATTCCTCACCGATCGTGCATTGCGATTTGAAGCCGAGTAATATCCTCTTGGATGAAGATATGATTGCATACGTAGGTGACTTTGGCATAGCCAAACTCCTCACAGAAGAACAGAGAATGGAGCAAACTAAAACTCTGGGTACAATTGGGTATATGGCACCAG AGTATGGATCCACGGGTATAGTTTCGACCATGGCAGATGTTTATAGCTATGGTATTTTGTTGGTGGAAACATTTACAGGAAAGAAGCCAACAGACGAGATGTTTTCGGGTGAGTTAACATTGACGAAATGGGTGTCTGAAGCATTTAGCAGCGATGTAATGCAGATAGTCGATGTCCCTTTATTGAATTCGAATGGAGAGATCAGTAGAAGTAAATATGAGAAGTGTTTGATATCGGTCTTTGTGGTCGCCCTAGAATGTGCAACAGAGTTTTCTGAGATGAGGCTTAATATGAACGACGTAGTACGGAAGCTCCAAAAGATCAAAACTGAATTGCTTCACTAG